Proteins co-encoded in one Sander vitreus isolate 19-12246 chromosome 9, sanVit1, whole genome shotgun sequence genomic window:
- the map2k2a gene encoding dual specificity mitogen-activated protein kinase kinase 2a: MAPKRRPVPLNITPIGEGQATSNTIDAASEANLEALQKKLGELDLDEQQRKRLEAFLTQKAQVGELKDEDFDPICELGAGNGGVVNKVRHKPSGLVMARKLIHLEIKPAIRNQIIRELQVLHECNSPYIVGFYGAFYSDGEISICMEHMDGGSLDQVLKEARRIPEEILGKVSIAVLRGLAYLREKHQIMHRDVKPSNILVNSRGEIKLCDFGVSGQLIDSMANSFVGTRSYMSPERLQGTHYSVQSDVWSMGLSLVELAIGRYPIPPPEAKELEAIFGRAIIDGAEGEPHTNMQRPRPPGRPVSGHGMDSRPAMAIFELLDYIVNEPPPKLPLGVFTNDFQDFVTKCLIKNPAERADLKMLMSHTFIKRSEVEEVDFAGWLCKTMGLNQPSTPTRGTE; encoded by the exons ATGGCTCCTAAAAGAAGACCCGTTCCCCTGAACATAACGCCCATCGGGGAAGGACAGGCCACCTCAAACACGATTGATGCTGCATCTGA AGCCAACCTTGAGGCCTTACAAAAGAAACTGGGTGAGTTGGACCTGGACGAACAACAGAGGAAACGACTGGAGGCCTTTCTGACCCAGAAAGCTCAGGTTGGGGAGCTGAAGGATGAGGATTTTGACCCCATATGTGAATTGGGTGCTGGAAACGGAGGAGTAGTCAACAAGGTCCGCCACAAACCCTCGGGATTGGTCATGGCTCGGAAG TTGATCCACCTGGAAATCAAACCTGCCATCAGAAACCAGATTATCAGAGAGCTGCAGGTGCTGCATGAATGCAACTCCCCCTACATTGTGGGCTTCTATGGAGCCTTTTACAGTGATGGGGAGATCAGCATCTGTATGGAGCACATG GATGGTGGATCCTTGGACCAGGTCCTGAAGGAAGCCAGAAGAATCCCAGAAGAAATCCTGGGGAAAGTTAGCATAGCT GTATTGAGGGGATTGGCCTACCTGCGGGAGAAGCACCAGATCATGCACAGAG ATGTCAAGCCCTCCAACATCCTGGTCAACTCTCGCGGGGAGATCAagctgtgtgactttggtgtgaGCGGCCAGCTCATAGATTCCATGGCCAACTCCTTTGTTGGAACGCGCTCCTACATGTCG CCGGAGAGACTGCAGGGCACTCACTACTCTGTTCAGTCTGACGTGTGGAGCATGGGTCTGTCCCTGGTGGAGTTGGCGATTGGCCGCTACCCCATCCCCCCACCAGAAGCCAAAGAGCTGGAGGCCATCTTCGGACGTGCTATTATAGACGGGGCCGAGGGAGAGCCTCACACCAACATGCAGAGGCCCAGACCACCGGGCAGGCCCGTGAGCG GTCATGGGATGGACAGTAGACCAGCGATGGCCATCTTTGAACTTTTGGACTACATTGTGAATGAG CCACCCCCTAAACTGCCACTTGGGGTATTCACCAACGACTTTCAGGACTTTGTGACAAAATG TTTGATCAAAAACCCAGCTGAAAGGGCAGATCTGAAGATGTTGATG aGTCACACGTTCATCAAAAGATCAGAAGTGGAGGAAGTGGACTTTGCTGGCTGGTTGTGCAAAACCATGGGCCTCAACCAGCCCAGTACTCCCACCCGCGGCACTGAGTGA
- the zbtb7a gene encoding zinc finger and BTB domain-containing protein 7A isoform X1, with amino-acid sequence MFQAMRRCRDQTGRRTDGRTDTRVGAVLGGSAAGWWKMSSGAGGRGGRRLRGTASSGGGGGGRGGAGEAEEGPVGIPFPEHSADILGSLNKQRLSGLLCDVLLVTQDREFPAHRSVLASCSSYFHKLFTSGAAADQQNIYNIDFVAAEALGSLLDFAYTATLTVSHSSVADILAAARLLEIPPVQDVCTHLLDTKVLSLPTGSERRDEDEDEEGKGRGGREQGNRVRAKEYLEYFQRGAHWSSSCSTPELRDLPTHLHFNHGNGGGPSNGTPAGPGEYYSPLALALAQAPTLEPEEEDEDEEEDEDGEAMQGNGASLGSSYYPPSQNGHFYLPPESRLGQETEVEDGSREARERGSASALLQQMMDSIERQKERETTGEEQGDGDDPDMEFYLNYFNSTQHEDPASAAMTQGVPPLWLSRGRTGQDRVGEGGRERGGGERGSGVGGGGGERKMRSKAFQKCPICSKVIQGAGKLPRHIRTHTGEKPYECAICKVRFTRQDKLKVHMRKHTGEKPYLCTQCGAAFAHNYDLKNHMRVHTGLRPYQCSSCFKTFVRSDHLHRHLKKDGCNGIPSRRGRKPRVREPGLLDAPLGLLSPSSDTGPGPRTIRGRRRSEASSAAEVEGAAGAHAHSPQLQELAGEAGP; translated from the exons ATGTTTCAAGCTATGAGGAGGTGTCGGGATCAG ACAGGCAGACGGACAGACGGCAGGACGGATACACGAGTGGGGGCTGTGCTAGGTGGCTCGGCGGCAGGCTGGTGGAAGATGTCGTCAGGAGCCGGTGGGAGGGGTGGCAGACGGCTCAGGGGGACAGCAAGCAgcggtggtggaggaggagggagaggaggtgcAGGAGAGGCAGAGGAAGGCCCAGTGGGGATCCCTTTCCCTGAGCACAGCGCAGACATCCTGGGCAGCCTGAACAAGCAGCGGCTCAGTGGCCTGCTGTGTGATGTGCTCCTGGTTACGCAGGACCGGGAGTTCCCAGCTCACCGCTCCGTCTTGGCGTCATGCAGCTCCTACTTCCACAAGCTCTTCACTTCAGGGGCCGCCGCTGACCAACAGAACATCTACAACATCGACTTTGTGGCGGCAGAGGCTCTGGGATCGTTGCTGGACTTTGCCTACACAGCTACATTGACAGTCAGTCACAGCAGTGTGGCTGATATCCTTGCTGCTGCGCGCCTCCTGGAAATCCCACCTGTCCAGGACGTCTGTACACACCTGCTGGACACCAAAGTGCTCTCCCTGCCG ACGGGCAGTGAGCGaagagatgaagatgaagatgaggagGGGAAGGGCAGAGGAGGCAGGGAGCAGGGGAACCGAGTGCGGGCCAAGGAATACCTGGAGTACTTCCAGAGAGGGGCGCActggagcagcagctgcagcacgCCAGAGCTCAGGGACCTGCCCACACACCTGCACTTTAACCACGGGAATGGGGGGGGGCCCAGCAACGGGACTCCTGCTGGCCCTGGTGAGTACTACTCCCCCCTGGCCCTCGCCTTGGCTCAGGCCCCCACACTGGAGccagaggaagaggatgaggatgaagaggaagatgaggacGGGGAGGCGATGCAGGGGAACGGAGCAAGTCTGGGGTCATCTTACTACCCTCCATCCCAAAATGGGCACTTCTACCTCCCCCCTGAGTCTAGGCTGGGGCAGGAGACAGAGGTGGAGGATGGAAGTAGAGAGGCGAGGGAGAGGGGTTCTGCCAGTGCCCTACTGCAACAAATGATGGACTCCATCGAGAGGCAGAAGGAGCGTGAAACGACCGGGGAGGAACAGGGCGATGGGGATGACCCCGACATGGAATTTTACTTgaattattttaacagcacgCAGCATGAGGATCCAGCCTCTGCTGCCATGACACAGGGAGTGCCGCCGCTCTGGTTATCACGGGGCAGAACAGGCCAAGACAGAgtaggagaaggaggaagagagaggggtgggggaGAGCGAGGTAGCGGGGTCGGAGGAGGTGGAGGCGAGAGGAAGATGCGCTCCAAGGCCTTCCAGAAATGCCCCATATGTTCCAAGGTCATTCAAGGAGCAGGCAAGCTACCCCGCCACATCCGAACGCACACGGGAGAGAAACCTTATGAATGCGCCATCTGCAAAGTGCGCTTTACCAG GCAGGACAAGCTCAAGGTTCATATGCGAAAgcatacaggagagaagccttaCCTGTGTACACAATGTGGAGCCGCCTTTGCTCACAACTACGACCTGAAGAACCACATGCGCGTACACACTGGCCTGCGCCCCTATCAGTGCTCAAGCTGCTTTAAGACTTTCGTGCGCTCGGATCACCTGCACCGCCACCTCAAGAAGGACGGCTGCAACGGCATCCCCTCTCGTCGAGGCCGAAAGCCTCGGGTGCGAGAGCCAGGGCTCCTTGATGCCCCCCTGGGTCTGCTGAGCCCAAGCTCCGACACAGGCCCTGGGCCTCGTACCATCAGGGGGCGGCGGCGATCGGAGGCATCctcagcagcagaggttgagGGGGCTGCTGGAGCCCATGCACACAGTCCTCAACTGCAGGAGTTGGCAGGGGAGGCAGGGCCCTGA
- the zbtb7a gene encoding zinc finger and BTB domain-containing protein 7A isoform X2, producing the protein MSSGAGGRGGRRLRGTASSGGGGGGRGGAGEAEEGPVGIPFPEHSADILGSLNKQRLSGLLCDVLLVTQDREFPAHRSVLASCSSYFHKLFTSGAAADQQNIYNIDFVAAEALGSLLDFAYTATLTVSHSSVADILAAARLLEIPPVQDVCTHLLDTKVLSLPTGSERRDEDEDEEGKGRGGREQGNRVRAKEYLEYFQRGAHWSSSCSTPELRDLPTHLHFNHGNGGGPSNGTPAGPGEYYSPLALALAQAPTLEPEEEDEDEEEDEDGEAMQGNGASLGSSYYPPSQNGHFYLPPESRLGQETEVEDGSREARERGSASALLQQMMDSIERQKERETTGEEQGDGDDPDMEFYLNYFNSTQHEDPASAAMTQGVPPLWLSRGRTGQDRVGEGGRERGGGERGSGVGGGGGERKMRSKAFQKCPICSKVIQGAGKLPRHIRTHTGEKPYECAICKVRFTRQDKLKVHMRKHTGEKPYLCTQCGAAFAHNYDLKNHMRVHTGLRPYQCSSCFKTFVRSDHLHRHLKKDGCNGIPSRRGRKPRVREPGLLDAPLGLLSPSSDTGPGPRTIRGRRRSEASSAAEVEGAAGAHAHSPQLQELAGEAGP; encoded by the exons ATGTCGTCAGGAGCCGGTGGGAGGGGTGGCAGACGGCTCAGGGGGACAGCAAGCAgcggtggtggaggaggagggagaggaggtgcAGGAGAGGCAGAGGAAGGCCCAGTGGGGATCCCTTTCCCTGAGCACAGCGCAGACATCCTGGGCAGCCTGAACAAGCAGCGGCTCAGTGGCCTGCTGTGTGATGTGCTCCTGGTTACGCAGGACCGGGAGTTCCCAGCTCACCGCTCCGTCTTGGCGTCATGCAGCTCCTACTTCCACAAGCTCTTCACTTCAGGGGCCGCCGCTGACCAACAGAACATCTACAACATCGACTTTGTGGCGGCAGAGGCTCTGGGATCGTTGCTGGACTTTGCCTACACAGCTACATTGACAGTCAGTCACAGCAGTGTGGCTGATATCCTTGCTGCTGCGCGCCTCCTGGAAATCCCACCTGTCCAGGACGTCTGTACACACCTGCTGGACACCAAAGTGCTCTCCCTGCCG ACGGGCAGTGAGCGaagagatgaagatgaagatgaggagGGGAAGGGCAGAGGAGGCAGGGAGCAGGGGAACCGAGTGCGGGCCAAGGAATACCTGGAGTACTTCCAGAGAGGGGCGCActggagcagcagctgcagcacgCCAGAGCTCAGGGACCTGCCCACACACCTGCACTTTAACCACGGGAATGGGGGGGGGCCCAGCAACGGGACTCCTGCTGGCCCTGGTGAGTACTACTCCCCCCTGGCCCTCGCCTTGGCTCAGGCCCCCACACTGGAGccagaggaagaggatgaggatgaagaggaagatgaggacGGGGAGGCGATGCAGGGGAACGGAGCAAGTCTGGGGTCATCTTACTACCCTCCATCCCAAAATGGGCACTTCTACCTCCCCCCTGAGTCTAGGCTGGGGCAGGAGACAGAGGTGGAGGATGGAAGTAGAGAGGCGAGGGAGAGGGGTTCTGCCAGTGCCCTACTGCAACAAATGATGGACTCCATCGAGAGGCAGAAGGAGCGTGAAACGACCGGGGAGGAACAGGGCGATGGGGATGACCCCGACATGGAATTTTACTTgaattattttaacagcacgCAGCATGAGGATCCAGCCTCTGCTGCCATGACACAGGGAGTGCCGCCGCTCTGGTTATCACGGGGCAGAACAGGCCAAGACAGAgtaggagaaggaggaagagagaggggtgggggaGAGCGAGGTAGCGGGGTCGGAGGAGGTGGAGGCGAGAGGAAGATGCGCTCCAAGGCCTTCCAGAAATGCCCCATATGTTCCAAGGTCATTCAAGGAGCAGGCAAGCTACCCCGCCACATCCGAACGCACACGGGAGAGAAACCTTATGAATGCGCCATCTGCAAAGTGCGCTTTACCAG GCAGGACAAGCTCAAGGTTCATATGCGAAAgcatacaggagagaagccttaCCTGTGTACACAATGTGGAGCCGCCTTTGCTCACAACTACGACCTGAAGAACCACATGCGCGTACACACTGGCCTGCGCCCCTATCAGTGCTCAAGCTGCTTTAAGACTTTCGTGCGCTCGGATCACCTGCACCGCCACCTCAAGAAGGACGGCTGCAACGGCATCCCCTCTCGTCGAGGCCGAAAGCCTCGGGTGCGAGAGCCAGGGCTCCTTGATGCCCCCCTGGGTCTGCTGAGCCCAAGCTCCGACACAGGCCCTGGGCCTCGTACCATCAGGGGGCGGCGGCGATCGGAGGCATCctcagcagcagaggttgagGGGGCTGCTGGAGCCCATGCACACAGTCCTCAACTGCAGGAGTTGGCAGGGGAGGCAGGGCCCTGA